From the Pedobacter cryoconitis genome, one window contains:
- a CDS encoding GrpB family protein — protein sequence MKIKVEQYNPLWKESFNQIKVELSEVMASLNPQIEHIGGTAVEGLSAKSIIDILIGVDDIDELNIIPALLMDKGYVYYENYNEDMPYRRFFVNLTSSPLRSAHIHVLQLNSVHWIRHIAFRDYLRTYPGIKTEYQLLKEKLSQQEWKDGNDYNEGKNSFLKNEERKAIKWYKSIVRMQPI from the coding sequence ATGAAAATTAAAGTTGAACAATACAATCCGTTGTGGAAAGAATCATTTAATCAAATTAAAGTTGAATTAAGTGAAGTCATGGCTTCACTTAACCCACAGATAGAACATATTGGTGGTACAGCTGTAGAAGGTTTATCTGCTAAATCTATTATAGATATTCTGATCGGTGTAGACGATATTGATGAGCTGAACATAATTCCGGCTTTGCTCATGGATAAAGGTTACGTCTATTATGAAAACTATAACGAAGATATGCCGTATCGCAGATTTTTCGTCAACTTAACAAGTTCCCCGCTGCGTTCAGCTCACATTCATGTCTTACAATTGAACTCCGTACACTGGATACGCCACATTGCTTTTCGTGATTACCTTCGTACTTATCCCGGCATCAAAACTGAATATCAACTGCTGAAAGAAAAATTGAGTCAGCAGGAATGGAAGGACGGTAACGATTATAATGAAGGGAAAAACTCATTCCTGAAAAATGAAGAGCGGAAAGCTATCAAATGGTATAAATCCATAGTCAGGATGCAACCGATTTAA
- a CDS encoding MFS transporter, whose translation MATVPFRSIQGKWVMACTIMASAMAFIDATALNVVLPSLQQHLKASGPDLFWVLNAYLLLLASLILIGGTLGDRLGRKKVFMIGIFIFILGSTACGFSSTATMLIIFRVIQGIGGALMIPGSLSLISSAIDEKERGKAIGTWSAATTLVTMGGPALGGALADAGLWRYIFFINVPIGVIVLFFLATKVKEIKDEQNTQKVDFYGAIAIAFGLALLTFGFLRLPAVGFSHIQGYGAISAGILLLFAFIIIERKSSHPMMPLSLFSNSIFTGTNLLTFFLYAGLGAGMLFISLNMVQVQGYTQLESGLTFLPFTIFMVVNARFAGSLADKYGPGLFLIAGPFLAGLGLLLLSFIKQTNGPSAYWNTFLPGILVFGFGMSLTVAPLTAAVMGSVSDHFTGTASGINNAISRIAGVFANAVLGSMAVLLFSAALQNEIKELPFSPQQKQAIIAQTSNLGNAKVPEGLTAIQEKKVLAAYHAGFIDAYGKIMKISAGLGFLAALMAVVFIKKTNKRLKADRI comes from the coding sequence ATGGCAACAGTACCATTCCGAAGTATCCAGGGCAAATGGGTTATGGCTTGTACTATAATGGCTTCAGCAATGGCCTTTATCGACGCCACTGCACTTAACGTGGTCCTGCCTTCATTACAACAGCATTTGAAGGCTTCAGGGCCTGATCTTTTCTGGGTATTAAATGCTTATTTACTCCTGCTGGCTTCTCTGATTTTGATCGGTGGTACGCTGGGTGACAGGCTGGGCAGGAAAAAGGTCTTTATGATTGGGATCTTTATTTTCATCCTGGGTTCTACGGCCTGCGGGTTTTCTTCCACGGCCACTATGCTGATTATTTTCAGGGTGATACAAGGTATTGGTGGCGCATTAATGATCCCCGGAAGTTTATCACTTATTTCTTCTGCTATTGATGAAAAAGAACGGGGAAAGGCCATTGGAACCTGGTCTGCGGCTACTACTTTAGTGACTATGGGTGGCCCTGCGCTTGGCGGGGCACTGGCAGATGCGGGTTTGTGGCGTTATATCTTTTTTATCAATGTGCCTATCGGAGTTATTGTGCTTTTCTTTTTAGCGACAAAAGTAAAAGAGATCAAAGATGAGCAGAATACACAAAAAGTGGATTTTTATGGAGCAATTGCTATTGCATTTGGACTGGCTTTGCTCACTTTTGGTTTTCTGCGTTTACCAGCCGTTGGTTTTAGCCATATTCAGGGATATGGTGCTATTAGTGCAGGAATTTTGTTGTTGTTCGCCTTTATTATAATCGAGCGTAAAAGCAGCCATCCAATGATGCCGCTGAGTTTATTCAGTAATTCTATTTTCACCGGAACAAATCTGCTTACTTTTTTCCTTTATGCAGGACTTGGCGCAGGAATGTTATTTATTTCATTAAATATGGTACAGGTACAGGGTTATACGCAACTGGAATCTGGCCTTACTTTTCTTCCTTTTACTATTTTCATGGTGGTCAATGCACGTTTTGCCGGTAGCCTGGCTGATAAATATGGGCCGGGGTTATTTTTGATCGCAGGCCCGTTTTTAGCTGGCCTGGGTTTGTTATTGTTGTCTTTTATCAAACAGACAAATGGCCCCTCAGCTTACTGGAATACCTTTTTGCCCGGTATTCTTGTTTTCGGTTTTGGGATGTCTTTGACCGTTGCCCCGCTTACCGCAGCAGTAATGGGCTCAGTAAGTGATCATTTTACAGGTACAGCCTCAGGTATTAACAATGCGATATCAAGAATTGCCGGTGTTTTCGCAAATGCGGTTTTGGGCTCCATGGCAGTCTTGCTATTTTCCGCAGCTTTGCAAAACGAGATTAAAGAGTTACCTTTTAGTCCGCAGCAAAAACAGGCGATAATTGCCCAAACCTCAAATCTTGGGAATGCAAAGGTACCGGAAGGATTAACTGCAATTCAGGAAAAGAAAGTATTGGCAGCGTATCATGCTGGTTTTATTGATGCTTATGGGAAGATTATGAAAATCTCTGCCGGACTTGGTTTTTTAGCTGCGTTAATGGCAGTGGTTTTTATCAAAAAGACAAACAAAAGGCTGAAAGCCGACCGGATATAA
- a CDS encoding pectinesterase family protein, producing MKGKLILLLTGCLSLTFFAKAKVQDKQITVAKDGTGDYLTVQEAINAVPDFRKVTTTIFIRNGIYQEKLNLSPSKKLVKLVGEDVTKTILTYNDYAAKKNRFGEEMGTSGSSSFYICGDGFSAYNITFQNTAGPVGQAVALWISGDQTTFFNCRIKGFQDTLYTYGAGNRQYFKNCYIEGTVDFIFGAATALFEDCTISCKQGAHYITASSAPDTIKYGYVFLNCRITGDASARTVYLGRPWRPYSKAVYINCELPKLIKTEGWDNWRKQSNEKTAYYAEYKNKGEGFNPDQRVAWSHQLSEEEVKRYTTDLIFKGWNPKITLAETGKYINYEH from the coding sequence ATGAAAGGAAAATTGATACTGCTTTTGACTGGCTGTTTATCCCTGACATTTTTTGCAAAGGCAAAGGTTCAGGATAAACAAATAACTGTTGCCAAAGATGGAACCGGAGATTATCTGACTGTGCAGGAAGCCATCAATGCAGTTCCTGATTTCAGAAAAGTCACGACTACAATTTTTATCAGGAACGGAATATATCAGGAGAAATTAAACCTGTCACCCTCAAAAAAACTTGTAAAACTAGTAGGAGAGGACGTTACCAAAACAATTTTGACTTACAATGATTACGCAGCAAAGAAAAATCGTTTCGGCGAAGAAATGGGTACTTCAGGTTCTTCCAGCTTTTACATTTGCGGAGATGGATTTAGTGCTTACAATATTACCTTTCAGAACACTGCCGGCCCGGTGGGTCAAGCTGTTGCCCTTTGGATATCAGGAGACCAAACTACCTTTTTCAATTGCCGGATAAAGGGTTTTCAAGATACACTTTATACCTATGGTGCAGGAAACAGACAATATTTTAAAAACTGTTACATTGAAGGAACTGTAGACTTTATTTTCGGTGCTGCGACTGCTTTATTTGAAGATTGTACTATTTCTTGTAAACAAGGAGCTCATTATATCACCGCATCTTCTGCTCCGGATACGATCAAGTATGGCTATGTATTTTTAAACTGCCGGATCACCGGTGATGCTTCAGCGCGTACCGTTTATCTGGGCAGACCATGGCGCCCCTATAGTAAAGCCGTTTATATCAACTGCGAACTACCAAAGCTGATCAAAACAGAAGGCTGGGACAATTGGCGCAAACAAAGCAATGAAAAAACTGCTTACTATGCAGAATATAAAAACAAAGGAGAAGGTTTTAATCCTGATCAACGGGTGGCATGGTCACATCAGCTCAGTGAGGAAGAAGTGAAACGCTATACAACGGATTTAATTTTTAAGGGATGGAACCCAAAAATTACACTGGCAGAAACCGGGAAATATATCAATTATGAGCATTAA
- a CDS encoding UxaA family hydrolase, translating into MSINILKVHPNDNVIVALTDLKAGETVQYQDNYYLLTEDIPAKHKFYTSAMEEGEKVIMYGTLVGKIQIPVKAGALMTTDNLKHAAAPYFFSPYQYQWQAPDISKFEGLTFNGYHRKDGNVGTANYWLFIPTVFCENRNLDVIKEALHNELGYAVTEKYKSYTHQLVEAYQNGADTATLAAIPIALEPEHLNTKRPFKNIDGIKFLNHQGGCGGIRQDSAVLSKLLAAYADHPNVAGVTLLSLGCQNLQVQDFLNDLKERNPAFDKKLYIFEQQQSQSEEHLITTAIRQTFEGLIEANQMERHPAPLSKLCIGVKCGGSDGFSGISANPAVGYCADLLVGLGAKVLLAEFPELCGTEQDILNRTKDERAARKFMKLMSAYSQAAENAGSGFHMNPSPGNIKDGLITDAIKSNGAAKKGGTSPIEDVLDYTEPALKPGLNLVCTPGNDVEATTGKAASGATLILFTTGLGTPTGNPVCPVIKISTNNALTATMNDIIDINAGSVISGEKTIEQMGEEILTYCIKAASGEVIPKSVLLNQDDFIPWKRGISL; encoded by the coding sequence ATGAGCATTAATATTTTAAAAGTTCACCCCAATGATAATGTGATTGTCGCATTAACTGATCTTAAAGCAGGTGAAACCGTTCAATATCAGGATAACTATTATTTGCTAACTGAAGATATTCCGGCAAAACATAAATTTTATACCTCAGCTATGGAGGAGGGTGAAAAAGTGATCATGTACGGGACCTTAGTTGGTAAGATACAAATTCCTGTGAAGGCAGGAGCGTTAATGACCACTGATAACCTGAAGCATGCAGCTGCCCCATACTTTTTCAGTCCTTATCAGTATCAATGGCAGGCACCGGATATCAGTAAATTCGAGGGCCTTACTTTTAACGGTTATCATCGCAAAGATGGAAATGTAGGTACCGCAAACTATTGGCTGTTTATACCGACTGTGTTTTGTGAAAACAGGAACCTTGATGTGATCAAAGAAGCATTGCACAATGAACTGGGATATGCGGTAACTGAAAAATACAAATCTTATACTCACCAGTTAGTGGAAGCCTATCAGAACGGGGCTGATACTGCAACACTTGCAGCAATTCCAATTGCGCTGGAACCCGAACACTTAAACACCAAAAGGCCATTCAAAAATATAGATGGGATCAAATTCCTGAATCATCAGGGGGGCTGTGGAGGTATCCGTCAGGATTCCGCTGTATTAAGTAAGCTACTGGCCGCTTATGCAGATCACCCTAATGTTGCAGGTGTGACCCTATTAAGCCTGGGCTGTCAGAACTTGCAGGTTCAGGATTTTTTGAATGATTTAAAAGAACGAAATCCTGCATTTGATAAAAAGCTCTATATTTTTGAGCAACAACAATCCCAAAGTGAAGAACACCTCATTACAACAGCCATCCGGCAAACCTTTGAAGGATTAATTGAAGCGAATCAAATGGAACGCCATCCGGCTCCTCTGAGCAAATTATGTATTGGGGTAAAATGCGGGGGCAGTGATGGCTTTAGTGGTATTTCAGCAAATCCTGCGGTTGGTTATTGTGCCGACTTGCTGGTCGGACTCGGTGCCAAAGTTTTATTGGCGGAGTTTCCCGAGCTCTGTGGTACAGAACAGGATATCCTAAACAGGACAAAAGACGAGCGAGCGGCAAGAAAATTCATGAAGCTGATGTCTGCCTACAGCCAGGCAGCAGAAAATGCGGGTTCCGGTTTTCACATGAACCCTTCACCGGGTAATATTAAAGACGGTTTAATTACAGATGCCATCAAGAGTAATGGCGCAGCAAAAAAAGGAGGGACATCACCCATAGAAGATGTACTGGACTATACTGAACCTGCATTGAAACCTGGCTTGAACCTGGTTTGTACACCCGGAAATGATGTGGAAGCGACCACTGGTAAAGCAGCAAGCGGAGCTACGCTGATTTTATTTACTACAGGATTAGGCACACCCACAGGAAACCCGGTTTGTCCGGTTATTAAAATATCGACTAACAACGCGCTAACAGCCACGATGAATGATATCATTGATATTAATGCAGGATCGGTGATTTCGGGTGAAAAAACTATTGAACAAATGGGAGAAGAGATTTTAACCTACTGCATTAAAGCCGCCAGTGGCGAAGTGATCCCAAAATCCGTTCTGTTAAACCAGGATGACTTTATTCCCTGGAAAAGAGGGATTTCCTTATAA
- a CDS encoding LacI family DNA-binding transcriptional regulator has product MFVPSTLKDIASALGYSTSTISRALRDTYEISPETKKIIREYAQKINYRPNPIALSLKERRSKSIGVVVAEVANHYFSQAINGIESIAYDRGYHVIITQTHESYEREKINIQHLASRSVDGLLVSLSAETSDTSHLQDLHQKGLPMVFFDRVADEIITHKVIANNEKGAFEATEHLIHKGYKRIAHLTSSAHLSISIERLEGYKKALAEHHIPFEQDYVKYCPHGGMFYQETENAIKELMNLKERPDAIFVAGDRLSIDCLMVFKNLNIKTPQDIAITGFSNSDVLDLMNPSLTSIRQPAFEMGQIATQMLLKVIESKYPVYDFEKKVLDTSLFVR; this is encoded by the coding sequence ATGTTTGTACCCTCTACATTAAAAGATATAGCCAGTGCACTGGGCTATTCAACTTCTACAATTTCCAGGGCTTTACGTGATACTTATGAGATCAGTCCTGAAACCAAAAAGATTATAAGGGAGTATGCACAAAAGATAAACTACCGCCCTAACCCTATTGCACTGAGCTTAAAGGAACGCCGGAGCAAATCAATTGGTGTTGTTGTGGCTGAGGTTGCCAATCATTATTTTTCTCAGGCAATTAATGGGATTGAATCTATTGCTTATGACCGTGGTTATCATGTAATCATTACGCAAACTCATGAATCTTATGAGCGGGAAAAGATTAATATTCAGCATTTAGCTTCCAGATCTGTAGATGGATTACTGGTTTCTTTATCTGCGGAAACAAGTGACACTTCACATCTTCAGGATTTGCATCAAAAAGGATTACCAATGGTATTTTTCGACCGGGTTGCAGATGAAATTATCACCCATAAAGTTATAGCTAACAATGAAAAAGGGGCTTTTGAAGCCACAGAACATTTGATTCATAAAGGGTATAAAAGAATTGCACATTTAACGAGTTCTGCCCATTTATCAATTAGTATAGAACGGCTGGAGGGTTACAAAAAGGCATTGGCGGAACATCATATTCCTTTTGAACAAGACTACGTGAAGTATTGTCCGCACGGTGGCATGTTTTATCAGGAAACAGAAAATGCAATCAAAGAATTGATGAACCTGAAGGAAAGACCTGATGCGATTTTCGTAGCAGGTGACAGATTAAGTATTGATTGCCTGATGGTATTTAAAAATTTAAATATCAAAACTCCACAGGATATCGCGATTACAGGATTTAGTAATTCTGATGTACTGGATCTGATGAACCCTTCATTGACTTCTATCCGCCAGCCTGCCTTTGAAATGGGGCAGATAGCGACCCAGATGCTGCTTAAGGTCATAGAAAGTAAGTATCCAGTATACGATTTTGAGAAAAAGGTACTGGATACGAGCTTATTTGTACGGTAA
- a CDS encoding glycoside hydrolase family 28 protein → MNNFRLTLTGLILSLALNLSAQDKKADPFDHLPVVKEPVFKTDTLSIAKYGAVSDGVTLNTIQINQAIAASSKNGGGVVLIPEGMWLTGPIELKSNVNLHLQKNALLQFTKDLNQYKLVEGNWEGVAQMRNQSPIWANEQENIAITGYGIIDGAGDVWRMVKKDKLTESQWKARIASGGLVNEEKKIWYPSEKTFKGAEMKDPGLITKDKSAAFYDSIKDFLRPNLLVLNNCKQILLEGVTFQNSPAWNLHPLMCSDLTVRNVYVKNPWYAQNGDGIDIESCKNVLIEGSTFDVGDDGICIKSGRDAAGRKRGIPTENVVIRNSTVYHAHGGFVIGSEMSGGARNIYITDCTFIGTDIGLRFKTTRGRGGVVEKIYARNINMKDIVGEAILFDMYYAAVDPIVLSGEKRETPKIKLLPVTEETPVFRDFHISNIVCDGASKAIFIRGLPELNISDIYFDQLTIKSKEGIDLQEAKNIQINHINLIVEQSKPLIRIQNGNNVSYKNLDPATQSLLLK, encoded by the coding sequence ATGAACAATTTCCGTCTAACCCTTACAGGCCTGATCCTCAGCCTGGCATTGAATCTAAGTGCACAGGATAAAAAAGCAGATCCTTTTGATCACCTGCCAGTAGTTAAAGAACCCGTATTCAAAACTGATACGCTCAGTATTGCTAAGTACGGGGCGGTAAGTGATGGCGTGACACTGAATACTATTCAAATTAATCAGGCTATAGCAGCCAGCAGTAAAAATGGTGGTGGTGTAGTTTTAATTCCCGAAGGAATGTGGTTGACCGGGCCGATTGAACTTAAAAGCAACGTAAACCTGCACCTGCAAAAAAATGCTTTACTCCAATTTACCAAAGATCTTAATCAGTACAAACTGGTAGAAGGAAATTGGGAAGGAGTGGCGCAGATGCGGAATCAATCACCTATCTGGGCTAATGAGCAGGAAAATATTGCGATAACCGGCTATGGGATTATTGATGGGGCCGGCGATGTATGGCGGATGGTTAAGAAAGATAAATTAACAGAAAGCCAGTGGAAAGCACGTATAGCTTCCGGTGGTTTGGTGAATGAAGAAAAAAAGATCTGGTATCCCTCAGAAAAAACATTTAAAGGAGCTGAAATGAAAGATCCCGGGCTGATTACTAAAGATAAATCTGCGGCATTTTACGACTCGATTAAAGACTTTCTGCGTCCGAACTTATTGGTACTTAATAATTGTAAGCAGATTTTGCTGGAAGGCGTTACCTTTCAAAATTCTCCCGCATGGAATTTACATCCTCTGATGTGCAGTGATCTTACTGTGCGGAATGTATATGTGAAAAACCCATGGTATGCACAGAATGGTGATGGTATAGACATAGAATCCTGTAAAAATGTACTCATCGAAGGAAGTACATTTGATGTAGGTGATGATGGGATCTGTATCAAATCAGGAAGAGATGCCGCAGGACGCAAACGCGGTATTCCGACAGAAAATGTGGTCATCCGGAATAGTACCGTTTATCATGCCCATGGCGGTTTTGTAATTGGAAGTGAAATGTCTGGCGGAGCCAGAAACATCTACATTACCGACTGTACTTTTATCGGTACAGATATCGGTTTGCGGTTTAAAACCACAAGAGGGAGAGGCGGCGTAGTGGAAAAAATTTACGCCAGAAATATCAATATGAAGGATATTGTTGGCGAAGCTATTCTCTTTGATATGTATTATGCAGCAGTTGATCCGATAGTTTTGTCCGGAGAAAAAAGAGAAACGCCAAAAATTAAGCTTTTGCCTGTCACTGAAGAAACCCCTGTATTCAGAGATTTTCATATCAGTAATATTGTTTGCGACGGAGCTTCCAAAGCTATATTTATCCGTGGCTTGCCAGAGTTAAATATCAGTGATATCTATTTTGATCAATTGACTATCAAATCTAAAGAAGGAATTGATTTACAAGAAGCTAAAAACATACAAATTAACCACATAAATCTGATTGTTGAACAGTCAAAACCATTAATCAGGATACAAAATGGAAATAATGTTTCCTACAAAAATCTTGATCCGGCTACGCAATCACTTCTCCTAAAATAA
- a CDS encoding glycoside hydrolase family 105 protein, which produces MKRLFFLKAGLVCLFIMSVNTRTIAQTKPLSEAMAAMVMDIWQDSLNLDPANPKPVKWAYDQGVILEGIEAIWKRTKSDVYFKYMQKSMDFFVTKNGDINRYKQADYNIDNVKNGRTLLSLYKVTGQKKYFKAATLLWDQLKKQPRTKEGGFWHKKIYPNQMWLDGLYMGEPFYAEYAALIKADQAYDDIANQFIYMEKNARDRRTGLLYHGWDESKQERWADKKSGVSPNFWGRAMGWYGMALVDVLEYFPEHHPKRKALLDILDRLSTAIGKYQDKNSGLWYDILDQPDRKGNYKEASASCMFVYTISKGVRKGYLDHKYFTIAKNGFQGIKGEFIEEGAKPGQINLKGTVSVSGLGGKPYRDGSYTYYISEKVITNDPKGVGAFLLAASEMEIAEAP; this is translated from the coding sequence ATGAAAAGATTATTTTTCTTAAAAGCAGGTTTGGTTTGTTTGTTCATTATGTCTGTGAATACAAGAACAATCGCACAGACCAAACCACTCAGTGAGGCTATGGCTGCTATGGTAATGGATATCTGGCAGGATTCCTTAAACCTTGATCCGGCTAATCCTAAGCCAGTTAAATGGGCCTATGATCAGGGAGTTATCCTGGAAGGGATAGAAGCTATCTGGAAAAGGACCAAATCAGATGTCTACTTTAAATATATGCAGAAGTCTATGGATTTCTTCGTCACCAAAAATGGGGATATCAACCGTTATAAACAGGCTGATTATAACATTGATAATGTTAAAAACGGCCGTACACTGCTTTCTTTATATAAAGTAACCGGGCAGAAGAAATATTTTAAAGCCGCCACCTTGCTCTGGGATCAGCTTAAAAAGCAACCCCGTACCAAAGAAGGCGGGTTCTGGCATAAAAAAATATATCCGAATCAGATGTGGCTGGACGGGCTGTATATGGGGGAACCTTTTTATGCAGAATATGCGGCTTTGATCAAAGCTGATCAAGCGTATGATGATATCGCAAATCAATTTATTTACATGGAGAAAAATGCGCGTGACAGGCGGACCGGATTACTCTATCATGGCTGGGACGAATCGAAACAAGAACGCTGGGCCGATAAAAAAAGCGGTGTTTCTCCGAATTTCTGGGGCCGGGCAATGGGTTGGTATGGGATGGCTTTGGTCGATGTACTGGAATACTTTCCGGAACATCATCCAAAAAGAAAAGCCCTTCTGGATATTTTGGACCGCTTATCAACTGCTATCGGCAAGTATCAGGATAAAAATTCTGGCTTATGGTACGATATTCTTGATCAGCCAGACCGTAAAGGGAACTATAAGGAAGCTTCGGCATCGTGTATGTTTGTTTACACGATCAGTAAAGGCGTTCGCAAAGGATATTTAGACCATAAATACTTTACAATTGCCAAAAATGGCTTTCAGGGCATAAAAGGAGAGTTTATCGAAGAAGGAGCGAAACCCGGGCAAATCAACTTAAAAGGTACGGTAAGTGTCTCCGGTTTAGGTGGAAAACCATATCGGGATGGCAGTTATACGTATTATATCAGTGAAAAGGTAATCACCAATGACCCTAAAGGTGTGGGCGCATTTCTATTGGCTGCTTCAGAAATGGAAATTGCAGAAGCACCTTAA